Part of the Prunus dulcis chromosome 8, ALMONDv2, whole genome shotgun sequence genome is shown below.
CCACAACAGCACCTGGGATGGCTGAATGAATAGCACTCACAACATCACCAAATTCTCTTTGGTGCTCAAGGTGTTGCCAGGCTCGTTCTCTAGATGGGTCAATGTCGGAGGGTCGAGTGGTTGGGTGAACTCTCCTGGCATGCCGGCGCAACTCCTGGTAGTTACCAGAAAATGAGCATGATTCACGAGAGCAACTTCGCTTCTTCAGGTTAAGATACTTTCTGACATCTTCTACAACCTCCCATCCAAGAATGGCTCCCCGGCACAAAGGGCATTTCAAGCTCAGTTTTGAATCTGGTGAATTCTCCCCATCCAACTCATCATGCTCAACCCTTTCCTGAAATGACTCGGAATCAGCCACTTCCAGAACACCTTCTGTTTGTGCTTCTAAAGGCCTATTTAGATCTTGAATAATATGTCCTTGTGGCGGTCCAGGTAAATTAACAGATATTAGAGTATTGCTTTCAATCAGATTGTGAGTTTCATTAGCTTCATTTGACTCTGTCCTCAAAGGGATGTTCAGATCAGAAATATTATGAGAATCAGAATGGTTTACAGGTAAAGAACTGGGTAGAGTTGGACTGTTCCTAGTATTTTCCCTCAGCTTTTTAAAACGGTCCAGGCAATTTGAATGCCTGTAACTTGTATCACAAATATAAGATCTGCAACCCTTCTCATGCGAGCTGCAAAGGAGGAGAACTGCATTATGTGGATGGTCCATGCAGATAGGGCATGTAACCGCATCCAATTCTTTGTAAAGAGCACGAATATCTGAATCAGTTTCTATTCTTCGTTTCACACCAGCCATCTTGCATACACTGTTCGATTTACTCAGCAAGTTGAATTTATCAGGACACAAGAACTATCATGCATAACTCAATGTTCATCAATTACATAAGAAGGGGGAAAACACTATGGTCATGTTGCAGACAGCAGAAATTTATTCCTCTTATCACATAAGACAATAGAAGCATATATTGGGTACAAATGTTTTATGGTACAAACCTTGGTATAATGTTTCACATTATCCCTTCCCCATACACCCTAAAATATGTCTTTAGGAATCACAAGTACTAATACCATTTTGAACAACTGTCAAATTCAGTTTGACAAGGAGGAAAATAAGAAACTACTCAAAGTCTATATAGCTAACAATGTaccaaagaaaaaccaaacacGTTTGAAGTTTCTAAGAGAAAGTACAAAGTAAGTCTAATAAAAAAGAACTGTCAGCTCCTGTTAACagtttatgaaattattaCTGCCAAAACTGTGATACCTTTATTCTCAACAACTTAAGATTATGTCAAATCAGAATAATTAAATATCAAGAAGAAGAGCCCGAATAAAAACACATTAtttgaaaaagataaaaaaatataaagaatcaTTGAACTCGGTATACACTTACCAAAACGCAAAGCTCTAAATAAGTTCCCTACTGGAGCTTCTGATCTCTATTGCGTTACCAACTGAAAAATACTGAATCTTTACTTGACTTTAATAGAAATCACAATGCAACCACTCTTACAATGCTCCAAAATGTGAGATAAATAATGCAGCAAATGGACAGCAGTACAGAACTTGAAGTGATAGATTTCTTGATTAAATATATAACGACTACTTCTCAGGCCAACAGATCACCAGTGAGACTGAGACCTGCAGTTATACCACAAGACATAATTGATGTCATGTCCACAAAATCGTTATCCAATCATTGTATTATTCAGCGACGGTTAGATGCAATATCATTAGAAAGAGCATGCTTGTATACATGCCTCAGACCAGATTAATATTGAACTGACATTTCAAAAACCTTTAAAAGCGCTGCcgagaaaatgaaaaccccAATATCTTTTTAAACCTTACCCAACATCTTATAATCGCTAACAATAACCCACCTACCCAAAAGCAGGATCAGatcatgaaaaatgatttGCTCACATCACCACCTAAATATCTTACACTGATTCTAATGCTGTTCAGATATTCTAAAAGGGCTTACACTCATCCGGCCCTTTTCATATACAAAACATACACAAAATTGCACAAGTTACCAAAAAATCTAAACCAGAAACCCAAATAGGAATCAAATAGACGGCAACCCAAGGCCATCTCCAAACCTTAAATCCAAAGGAAATTAAGCATGGCTAAACAGAGATTGAGCATTGCACTGGGTAGGGATCAATATGGTCAAAGTACAAATCTTTACCCGATCAAAATCAATTATCTAAACCCACAGATAAACCCCAAATCGCATCCAAACCCTACCCATAACTCTACCACTATTCCGATTCAGATCATCAACGGATtaagaacaaacaaaacagGCATTAAATTCaggtttttagaaaaatacccAAGAATCCATTAACAACCCAATTCCACAAGGACCAAACCCGATCAAATTCACAACAATAATTAGATCAACATGAACAATTTACTGGAAATTGAACACAATCAAAGTAGGCGAGGATTTACAAGAGAAACAGAAGTGATTGAATTCGTCCTTGAATTTGGTGTGGGGTGAGAGATTGCGTGAAGAAATCGCTGTGTGTGAGatataaaatagaaatttGGGAAATTGTGAGAAAACGTCACAtgaattttggtatttataatGCGTTTTGGAAAATGGAGGGTAACCACTAACCAGCGGCTCTTGCAACCGCCATGATGGCGGTCAAGACTGCCTTTGCCTGTtcatgacacgtggcgcaaaTCAAGTGGTTGTCGGGCCCACGGGCAGGCTCATTCGGTGTTGGCATGCGTTTTGATTTTGCATCCATAATGTCGTTCATTGGACGCTTATTTGTCACCGCAATTATATTGTAATATGTACTGTATTAATAAAAAAGTGTTGCTAAATAAACcataaaattaactgagtacaccatactaccaaactatttattgaattactaaattatcctaatataaaatgaccaaaaatgatatactgaattgtgaaacaaataaaattttaataagtaaaCCTTATTCACTATATTCAACCATTATCAGACATAGAAAAGGCTTCGTATTGCTTGGTGCTCACAAATAACGCAATGAATACTAGTTTAGGATTGATATTACGAAATTATATGAAACCTAAAATCTAAAAAGATGGCACaaattcatgtaaaaagagaaacctAGTTTAGGATTGGTATTAGAGTGTTGTACTATGgctatttttggtagttaaatgaggtatacttagttaattttacattttaattaaaatattagagtTAACTTAGATTATAgggtgtactcaattaattttagggttcgtttagcaacactctaataaaattgtatgaaaTGAATCATGTATTGTATTGTGTATGTATTTTATTAAGTGCAAGCAACACTGTTTGTGCAAACTATTTTTCTATTATCGTATAAGTTTGACTCTAAACCTCCAATTTTCTATAATTTGCTTAATTCATGTCACTGATTAGACTTAAAACATTGTTTGATTGGTTTGCTTTCCATTCTATCCAAAGTATCTCAAAATTTGAGATACTAACCTTAATCGGGGTTAGGAGGAGTTGGAATCCGAATTTCCATGAAAGGGTTTTGTGAGCATTAttatcttttgtttgtttgtttgtttgttgttttttttttgttgacacAATTAGCTTAAATTTTGAGATACTTTAAAGTAGTGTCAATTTATCGTTTCAACATTCAAGttacatgttatctttaaaaaaaaaaaaaaaaggaaattggaaagaaaaaaaaattcataggtGCTAAAACATCTGAAGGCTATAATATATCCTCTAAAAACAGACATTTTTCTCCAAAATACATTTGTCTAATCTAAAATCATCGATAAATGTAATATATAGTCATTAACGCATAAACCCTAATGAATTTGTCCACATAATTAACATGTGACGTGATGTGAACCCTTCTTATTATTCAAGTGTTCCATTTTAGTACAAATCTTCTTTCACCAAAATACTCTAAAAACACTTGTCATGATTTGGGCCCTTGCCAAGGACAAGCCACTAATAATTCCTTGGTCCAATGTTGAAAGAATGACAAGGGACATATCAATCACATATTGGGTCCtttaacaaaatcaaaatttccatTACATAAATCTGAAAAAGTAGTTAAGAGTGTAGATTATGTATCCGAGATCCTAAATTCgattccttttttttcaatatcgcttgtattaaaaaacgCAAACACCAAACCTCAATTGCGGCCCATTTTAGAAGCACAAAATACAAATCACATCGTCCATAGAACACACAATTCAAAGCACATAAAGGTAAATATGAAAAAGCACTGAGGGTATTTTGGCCTTTTGAAATCTGGTACACTTATAAACACACTACCGAGTATCCAGCCCGAGTTCCCGACTCACAGTGACAGACTGGGATTGCCGCCAACTCGTTCGCTATCGCAGCCAAAGTTTTCTGCTTCCAAATTCCAATGGCCAACAATCCCTCACAGCTACTCCCATCAGGTTTGCCCCgctctgtttctttttctactGTCTCGTATTTACTCGAGAAAATTAAGCCGAAATTTTGAGGTGTTTGGGTGGAAAATTCGCAGAGTTGATCGACCGGTGCATAGGGTCGAAGATATGGGTGATAATGAAGGGAGACAAGGAGCTTGTCGGGACTCTGAGGGGATTTGATGTCTACGTCAACATGGTTCTAGAAGACGTCACTGAATAGTATGGCTTCCTCCTTAATTCTATTGCATTCATGTAGCATgaaaccctaaaatttgggattttacTCGCTTTTGCtacaagattgaatctttgagTTTGTAAATGCTTCAACTATCAGATTGAACAATGGGAAAGTTTAAGTATTGGGTCTTGATGTTCGTAGGGGCTTTAGGATTGTCATGCAACTCTCCTTTAATAGTGCATAGTTCTTTCAGGATTGAAGCAGCAGAAGTTTATATGTCGTTAGGGTAGGAATTTTCGTGATAGGCAATTTTTCAGTGGCttggaaaatttgatttgTCTTTGTTATTCTTTCAGTTAACAGTGTAATAATGCAGGACAGCCGCTAGAGCTTCAATTCCCAGTTATATACAATGGGAActagggttttttattttgaaaggttagggtttaggtttGGTGGTAGAGCACATTATGAATAACTGATTAGTTTGTATGTTACAATGTCACAGTTGAAACATGGAGTTGGGATTTTCGGTAGGGATCAGTTGAAACATAAATTTATGTTAGATTGATAAAGctgacaaatttatagaataaactTGGAGTTGGGATTTTCAATAAGGATCATCATTTGAAACATGAATTTATATTGAATTGATAAAGCTGACAAAgctatataattgttttaagCTATAGTTGTAGGAAATATCGTAATTAAACATTATGTTGATTACTAGTTGTTTTGACAAGGTAGATAGAAGCTTCCCCTCTAGCCTCATGTTTTCTGGTCATCGTACCTTTTCTTTGCATCTTGCTTATTTTCCTTAGTCTTATCATACTGTAATATCTTGGGATCagaa
Proteins encoded:
- the LOC117637073 gene encoding uncharacterized protein LOC117637073; the encoded protein is MAGVKRRIETDSDIRALYKELDAVTCPICMDHPHNAVLLLCSSHEKGCRSYICDTSYRHSNCLDRFKKLRENTRNSPTLPSSLPVNHSDSHNISDLNIPLRTESNEANETHNLIESNTLISVNLPGPPQGHIIQDLNRPLEAQTEGVLEVADSESFQERVEHDELDGENSPDSKLSLKCPLCRGAILGWEVVEDVRKYLNLKKRSCSRESCSFSGNYQELRRHARRVHPTTRPSDIDPSRERAWQHLEHQREFGDVVSAIHSAIPGAVVVGDYVIENGDRLAGGGESGAGEANGPWWTTLFLFQMIGSVDRAGEQRARSRAWTRHRRSGALSERRFLWGENLLGLQDDEVDDEDDDDENLPILNHRDLSPIPRRRRRLTRSRSDEDRP
- the LOC117636314 gene encoding sm-like protein LSM5; this encodes MANNPSQLLPSELIDRCIGSKIWVIMKGDKELVGTLRGFDVYVNMVLEDVTEYEITPEGRRITKLDQILLNGNNIAILVPGGSPEPE